A single window of Sphingobacteriales bacterium DNA harbors:
- a CDS encoding class I SAM-dependent methyltransferase, with the protein MEIIQQCYCCKSNNFKTYTKAKDNYANEVFSIQQCESCGFVFTNPRPEIQDIGKYYNAAGYLSHQSHSKGFVQSIYRYARNYMKKKKLSLIQNEIGKKDNFTLLDFGCGTGDFLSFIKENNIQAEGIEPDEHARSVAKNINKLDVFSLEDMNTITNDKYDVITLWHVLEHVYNLHEQIDYFHKWLKPNGKLIIAVPNIESYDAKKYQQHWDGLDVPRHIYHFSPKNIAQILGNQQFVLQGTHPLFLDAYYVSMRSEWHHGTNRLLAYIKAVFVGFNSNQKAKKDGNYSSLIYIFGKK; encoded by the coding sequence ATGGAAATAATACAACAATGTTATTGTTGCAAGAGCAATAATTTTAAAACATACACAAAAGCAAAAGACAACTACGCAAACGAAGTATTTTCTATACAACAGTGCGAGAGTTGTGGTTTTGTGTTTACCAATCCAAGACCAGAAATTCAAGATATAGGAAAATATTATAACGCTGCAGGTTATTTATCGCACCAAAGCCACAGCAAAGGCTTTGTACAAAGTATATATAGATACGCAAGAAATTATATGAAGAAAAAGAAACTATCTTTAATTCAAAATGAGATAGGCAAAAAAGATAATTTCACGTTATTAGATTTTGGTTGCGGCACAGGCGATTTTCTATCATTTATCAAAGAAAATAATATACAAGCAGAAGGCATAGAACCAGACGAACATGCAAGAAGTGTAGCAAAAAACATCAATAAATTAGACGTTTTTTCTTTAGAAGATATGAATACAATAACTAATGACAAATATGATGTTATTACACTCTGGCACGTTTTAGAACATGTATATAATCTACACGAACAGATAGATTACTTCCACAAATGGCTAAAACCAAATGGAAAACTAATCATTGCAGTACCCAATATTGAAAGTTATGATGCTAAGAAATATCAACAACATTGGGATGGTTTAGATGTACCAAGACATATTTATCATTTTTCTCCTAAAAATATTGCTCAAATTTTAGGCAACCAACAATTTGTATTGCAAGGTACACATCCATTGTTTTTAGATGCCTATTATGTGTCTATGCGTAGCGAATGGCATCATGGCACAAATAGACTTTTAGCTTACATAAAAGCAGTTTTTGTTGGATTTAATAGTAATCAAAAAGCAAAAAAAGACGGAAATTATAGTAGCTTGATTTACATTTTTGGTAAAAAATAA
- a CDS encoding DUF983 domain-containing protein produces the protein MFKSLKAIVACKCPKCKEGNLFVNPNPYVFKDLDKMYDNCPKCNFDLRNETGFYWFSMYISYILSTAITIANFVVFGLLFGFLEHIVTFIIINAIILIILLPFIFRWSRILSIYLTLKVDKN, from the coding sequence ATGTTTAAATCACTCAAAGCAATAGTTGCTTGCAAATGCCCAAAATGTAAAGAAGGAAATCTGTTTGTCAATCCAAATCCATATGTATTTAAAGATTTAGATAAGATGTATGACAATTGCCCAAAATGCAATTTTGACTTACGCAATGAAACAGGATTTTATTGGTTTTCAATGTACATTAGTTATATACTTAGTACAGCCATTACCATAGCAAATTTTGTTGTTTTCGGATTGTTATTTGGCTTTCTAGAGCATATAGTTACCTTTATTATTATAAATGCAATTATTCTAATCATACTATTGCCATTTATTTTTAGATGGTCTAGAATTTTAAGCATATATCTCACACTTAAAGTGGATAAAAATTAG
- a CDS encoding HD domain-containing protein, with protein MQLSFSEKESKILRVIAKAAKNLGVEAFAVGGFVRDKLLNKECKDLDIVCLGNGIDLAHEVSNLLDTKPKVSFFKNFGTAQFKYHDLDIEFVGARKESYRNDSRKPIVEDGTLEEDQLRRDFTINALAIYLSEEKFGKILDSFNGLEDLENKIIRTPTDANITFNDDPLRMMRAIRFATQLNFRIEEKTYQAIEPLANRLSIISQERITDELNKIIKAKQPSIGFKMLYNTKLLHQFFPDMVKLQGVSLQDNYGHKDNFYHTLKVLDNISEYTNNLWLRWAAILHDIGKPATQKFEQGHGWTFHNHEYIGMKMVPKIFAKLKLPLDEKMKYVQKLVLLHLRPISLTKDNITDSAIRRIIFDANEDLEDLLILCNADITSKNEKKVAKYKENLELVKKRIAEVEERDKIRNWQPPIDGLLIMQTFNLKPSREVGIIKEHIKDAILDGIIPNDFDAAFQLMIQKAKEIGL; from the coding sequence GTGCAACTTAGTTTCTCAGAAAAAGAATCAAAAATATTACGCGTAATAGCTAAAGCAGCTAAAAACTTAGGTGTTGAAGCATTTGCAGTAGGTGGTTTTGTAAGAGACAAATTACTCAATAAAGAATGTAAAGACTTAGACATTGTTTGCCTTGGCAATGGAATAGATTTAGCACATGAAGTGTCTAATTTATTAGATACCAAACCCAAAGTTTCATTTTTTAAGAATTTTGGTACAGCACAATTCAAATACCATGATTTAGATATAGAATTTGTTGGCGCTAGAAAAGAATCTTATAGAAACGATAGCAGAAAACCAATAGTAGAAGATGGCACACTAGAAGAAGACCAACTTAGAAGAGATTTTACAATAAATGCACTAGCAATCTATCTTTCAGAAGAAAAATTTGGCAAAATATTAGATTCATTTAATGGCTTAGAAGATTTAGAAAACAAAATAATTAGAACACCAACAGATGCAAATATCACATTCAATGATGATCCTTTGCGCATGATGCGTGCCATACGTTTTGCTACACAACTAAATTTTAGAATAGAAGAAAAAACATACCAAGCCATAGAACCATTAGCAAATAGATTATCAATTATTTCGCAAGAAAGAATAACAGATGAGCTAAATAAAATTATAAAAGCAAAACAACCATCAATTGGCTTTAAAATGTTGTATAATACCAAATTACTACATCAGTTTTTTCCAGATATGGTCAAATTGCAAGGCGTTTCATTACAAGATAACTATGGCCATAAAGATAATTTCTACCACACATTAAAAGTATTAGACAATATATCAGAATATACAAATAATTTGTGGTTGCGTTGGGCAGCTATCTTGCATGATATTGGTAAGCCAGCAACACAAAAATTTGAACAAGGTCATGGCTGGACATTTCATAACCACGAATATATTGGCATGAAGATGGTGCCTAAAATATTTGCAAAATTAAAATTGCCTTTAGATGAGAAAATGAAATATGTGCAGAAATTAGTATTACTACATCTTAGACCAATTTCTCTAACAAAAGATAATATCACAGACTCAGCAATTCGTCGTATAATATTTGATGCCAATGAAGATTTAGAAGATTTACTTATATTGTGTAATGCAGATATTACATCAAAAAACGAAAAAAAAGTAGCAAAGTATAAAGAAAACCTAGAACTAGTAAAAAAGAGAATAGCAGAAGTAGAAGAAAGAGATAAAATAAGAAACTGGCAACCACCAATCGATGGATTGCTTATTATGCAAACATTTAACTTAAAACCAAGTAGAGAAGTAGGCATCATTAAAGAACATATAAAAGATGCAATATTAGATGGCATTATTCCAAACGATTTTGATGCAGCATTTCAACTAATGATACAAAAAGCAAAAGAAATTGGTTTATAA
- a CDS encoding leucyl aminopeptidase, translating to MLKIDNKQDSNNQIILFDINRKESLEFLEKEEQQLVQAKLDKNIHTIHFQIHHIQYILYGFKIEGDANEAKEKLRIDAHKIYNYLSTAKENSASLNILDKLDNKYIIAFLEGFLLSQYQFDKYKKQKAEIFTLYIPNNLLPKQSLTEINSIVDAVKITKNLINEPQNFLSTLQYTTEIKNIFKGTTVKHTFWNQAKIEKEKMGGILAVNQGSQNTAFFHQLEYKPQNAQNKQPIVLVGKGVMYDTGGLSIKTTTNSMDLMKCDMAGSATVIGAMHAISKMNLPFHIIGLIPSVENKINSNAVCPGDIITMYDGTTVEVMNTDAEGRLILADALHYAKSLNPELVIDLATLTGAAIRSVGREAALIMSNADKKTNKKLEKSGLKTAEKLIFFPLWKEYKDYLKSDIADIKNIGGVDAGSITAAKFLEHFTNYPWAHIDLSPAYVTSNYNYRGRFATAFGVRLLCKFVKNLSKEKKNIKEKNTPKNVQPKTRKNKSRNNTR from the coding sequence ATGTTAAAAATAGACAACAAACAAGACTCAAACAATCAAATCATTCTGTTTGATATCAACAGAAAGGAAAGTCTAGAATTCTTAGAAAAAGAAGAACAACAACTAGTACAAGCAAAACTAGATAAAAACATACATACAATACATTTCCAAATACACCATATACAATACATACTTTATGGTTTTAAGATAGAAGGCGATGCTAATGAGGCAAAAGAAAAACTTAGAATAGACGCACATAAAATATACAATTACCTAAGTACAGCAAAAGAAAACAGCGCATCATTAAATATTTTAGACAAATTAGATAATAAATATATCATTGCATTCCTCGAAGGATTTTTATTATCTCAATATCAATTTGATAAATACAAAAAACAAAAAGCAGAAATATTTACATTATACATTCCAAACAATTTACTTCCAAAACAAAGCCTAACAGAAATCAATAGCATTGTAGATGCAGTAAAGATTACAAAAAATCTAATCAACGAACCACAAAATTTCTTAAGTACATTACAATATACAACAGAAATAAAAAATATATTCAAAGGCACTACTGTAAAACACACATTTTGGAATCAAGCTAAGATAGAAAAAGAAAAAATGGGCGGAATATTGGCAGTAAACCAAGGCAGCCAAAACACAGCATTCTTCCACCAATTAGAATATAAACCACAAAACGCACAAAACAAACAACCAATAGTTTTGGTAGGCAAAGGCGTAATGTACGATACAGGTGGCTTATCAATAAAAACAACAACCAATAGCATGGATTTAATGAAATGCGACATGGCTGGCTCAGCAACTGTGATTGGTGCCATGCACGCAATTTCAAAAATGAATTTGCCATTTCATATTATTGGATTAATACCATCAGTAGAAAATAAAATAAACTCAAATGCAGTTTGTCCAGGAGACATAATTACTATGTACGATGGCACAACAGTAGAAGTAATGAATACTGACGCAGAAGGAAGATTAATTCTAGCAGATGCACTACACTATGCCAAAAGTCTAAATCCAGAATTGGTAATTGACCTAGCAACACTAACAGGCGCAGCCATTCGTTCTGTAGGAAGAGAAGCAGCATTAATAATGAGCAATGCAGATAAAAAAACCAATAAAAAACTAGAAAAATCAGGACTAAAAACAGCCGAAAAATTAATATTTTTTCCACTTTGGAAAGAATACAAAGACTATCTAAAATCTGATATTGCAGACATAAAAAATATTGGAGGCGTAGATGCAGGAAGCATAACAGCAGCAAAATTCCTAGAACACTTTACAAACTATCCTTGGGCTCATATAGATTTATCGCCAGCATACGTTACTTCAAACTATAATTATAGAGGAAGATTCGCAACTGCCTTTGGTGTTAGATTATTGTGTAAATTTGTAAAGAATTTATCGAAGGAGAAAAAAAATATTAAAGAAAAAAATACACCAAAAAATGTCCAACCAAAAACAAGAAAAAATAAAAGTAGGAATAACACTAGGTGA
- the pdxA gene encoding 4-hydroxythreonine-4-phosphate dehydrogenase PdxA, which translates to MSNQKQEKIKVGITLGDAAGIGPEIIMKTFSDDRLFKHFTPIVFGNPRIFSFYKKVIEIDKFQYSTVKNYQNLSNNSLNIFPVWNEEFAINIGEPNKETGKYAFLSLKATCEALEKNEIDVLVTAPINKDVIHSDEFPFAGHTEYLQAFFSAKDSLMFLVTDEIKIGLVTNHVAIHDVAKNISKDKIIRKISLMHQTLQEDFNIDKPKIAVLALNPYAGDNGVIGNEEKDIIYPAIQEAKNMNILAFGPYAADGFFASDNYKNFDGILAMYHDQGLIPFKYIAREDGINFTAGLNIIRTSPDHGTAENIAGKGIAEEASFRNAIYKAIDIYNNRINHFEMRSNPLEKIAQFKEER; encoded by the coding sequence ATGTCCAACCAAAAACAAGAAAAAATAAAAGTAGGAATAACACTAGGTGATGCAGCTGGAATTGGTCCAGAAATAATAATGAAAACATTTAGTGATGATAGATTATTTAAACATTTTACACCTATTGTTTTCGGAAATCCAAGAATATTTTCATTCTACAAAAAAGTTATTGAGATAGATAAATTCCAATATTCAACAGTAAAAAACTATCAAAACCTAAGCAACAACTCTTTAAATATATTTCCAGTATGGAATGAAGAGTTTGCAATAAATATTGGAGAACCAAATAAAGAAACAGGAAAGTACGCATTCTTATCATTAAAAGCAACCTGCGAAGCATTAGAAAAAAATGAAATTGATGTGTTGGTTACAGCACCAATCAATAAAGATGTAATACATTCTGATGAATTTCCATTTGCAGGACATACAGAATATTTACAAGCATTTTTTAGTGCAAAAGATAGTTTAATGTTTTTAGTAACGGATGAAATAAAAATTGGATTAGTAACAAACCATGTTGCAATCCATGATGTTGCAAAAAACATTTCAAAAGATAAAATCATTAGAAAGATAAGTCTAATGCACCAAACCTTGCAAGAAGATTTTAATATAGATAAACCTAAAATCGCAGTATTAGCATTAAATCCATACGCTGGAGACAATGGCGTAATAGGCAACGAAGAAAAAGATATCATCTATCCTGCAATTCAAGAAGCAAAGAATATGAATATCTTGGCATTTGGACCATACGCAGCTGATGGATTTTTCGCTTCAGACAATTATAAAAATTTTGATGGAATACTAGCAATGTATCATGATCAAGGCTTAATACCATTCAAATACATAGCAAGAGAAGATGGCATCAATTTCACAGCAGGATTAAACATCATTCGTACTTCTCCAGACCACGGAACAGCAGAAAACATTGCAGGAAAAGGCATTGCAGAAGAAGCATCATTTAGAAATGCAATTTATAAAGCAATTGATATATACAACAATAGAATCAATCACTTTGAGATGCGTAGCAATCCATTAGAAAAAATTGCACAGTTTAAAGAAGAAAGATAG
- a CDS encoding GHMP kinase produces MSKNIELSIYSDKNIAETLLKIIHLAINNDKTIDFNNLHVRTKTNFNRNFGLGTSSTLISLIAQWTNANPYFLLENSFGGSGYDIACATSKNAILYQIQNENRNIEHTHFSPPFQENIYFIYLENKQNSREGIQYYKSINQINKQNTIEQLNDITNKIIKCNNIYEFNTLIEKHEQLISSQLHMSPIKATLFSDFSGSIKSLGAWGGDFIMACSDKGAAYIQQYFKEKKYNNIISFNDMVLD; encoded by the coding sequence ATGTCTAAAAACATTGAATTATCAATATATTCAGACAAAAACATAGCTGAAACATTATTAAAAATTATACACTTAGCAATAAATAACGACAAAACCATTGATTTTAATAATCTTCATGTAAGAACAAAGACAAATTTTAATAGAAATTTTGGATTAGGCACAAGCTCAACACTCATCAGTTTGATAGCACAATGGACTAACGCAAATCCATACTTTTTGTTAGAAAATTCATTTGGTGGCTCAGGTTATGATATTGCATGCGCAACATCAAAAAATGCAATTCTCTATCAAATTCAAAATGAAAATAGAAATATTGAACACACACATTTTTCACCACCATTTCAAGAAAACATTTATTTTATTTACTTAGAAAATAAACAAAATTCAAGAGAAGGTATACAATATTATAAATCTATCAATCAAATAAATAAACAAAATACAATTGAACAACTAAATGATATTACTAATAAAATTATAAAATGTAATAATATTTATGAATTTAATACATTGATAGAAAAACATGAACAATTAATATCTAGCCAGTTGCACATGAGCCCAATAAAAGCTACATTATTTAGTGATTTTTCAGGAAGCATAAAATCATTGGGCGCATGGGGCGGAGATTTTATTATGGCATGTAGTGATAAAGGTGCAGCGTATATTCAACAATATTTTAAAGAAAAAAAATACAATAACATAATATCTTTTAACGACATGGTGTTAGATTAA
- a CDS encoding DEAD/DEAH box helicase: MDITETKEIAKVQKKLYPYQEIYIERILGALLHNERRDNLVFQLPTGGGKTVIFSEITRKYIEATGKKVLILTHRIELLKQTARALEEANVHCKLITSEIDSVEDQEGYMCFLAMVETLNNRLKEDEEFLKEIDLVIVDEAHYNSFRKIFKYFENTMIFGVTATPLSSNIHFPLRHNYKKLIVGDSINDLISNGFLSDAKTYTYDVHLGGLKVGIDGDYTVNSLDRIYMGFDMHQILLNAYNEKTKGKKTLIFNSSIATSKSVENFFKLHQIPIRHLDSTSNKQDRKEVLQWLKETPDAIVTSVGILTTGFDEPTVETIILNRATRSLTLYHQMIGRGSRRLPNKSEFTIIDLGNNAKRLGLWQDHIDWQDVFVNPDRFLEHLFDREQKMEKGLMYTLSQEIMDKFPNTEDFYFDIEKEYQKLYLKGQKTLQVLDISIQNHYERIKENCTNYLDAVELINILQDEIKYRLNVYINCLSKATKNYFNYLLEEYNTKLHKLLKENLPFSD, translated from the coding sequence ATGGATATTACAGAGACAAAAGAAATCGCCAAAGTTCAAAAAAAATTATACCCATATCAAGAAATATATATTGAAAGGATACTTGGTGCATTGCTTCATAATGAGCGACGCGACAACTTAGTTTTTCAACTACCAACTGGTGGAGGAAAAACAGTTATATTTTCTGAGATAACAAGAAAATACATTGAGGCTACAGGAAAAAAAGTATTAATACTCACGCACAGAATAGAACTACTAAAACAAACAGCAAGAGCATTAGAAGAAGCCAATGTACACTGCAAACTTATTACAAGCGAAATAGATAGTGTCGAAGACCAAGAAGGTTATATGTGTTTCTTAGCAATGGTAGAAACGCTGAACAATAGACTAAAAGAAGATGAAGAATTTTTAAAAGAAATAGATTTAGTAATTGTTGACGAGGCGCATTACAATTCTTTTAGGAAGATTTTTAAATATTTTGAGAATACAATGATATTTGGTGTTACGGCAACACCATTAAGTTCAAATATTCATTTTCCATTAAGACACAATTACAAAAAACTAATTGTTGGAGATTCTATTAATGATTTAATTAGTAACGGATTTTTGAGTGATGCCAAAACATACACATATGATGTACATTTAGGTGGATTAAAAGTAGGAATTGATGGCGATTACACAGTCAACTCATTAGACAGAATCTACATGGGTTTTGATATGCACCAAATACTACTGAATGCTTACAACGAAAAAACAAAAGGCAAAAAAACATTGATTTTTAATAGCTCAATAGCAACATCAAAATCTGTAGAAAATTTCTTTAAATTACATCAAATTCCAATTAGGCATTTAGATAGTACAAGCAACAAGCAAGACAGAAAAGAAGTACTACAATGGCTGAAAGAAACACCAGATGCAATTGTAACAAGTGTTGGTATATTAACTACAGGATTTGATGAGCCAACAGTAGAAACAATTATTCTAAATAGAGCAACACGTTCACTTACATTGTACCATCAAATGATAGGACGAGGAAGTAGAAGATTACCCAACAAAAGTGAATTTACAATCATAGATTTAGGTAATAATGCAAAAAGATTAGGACTATGGCAAGACCATATTGATTGGCAAGATGTTTTTGTTAATCCAGATAGATTTTTAGAACATCTATTTGATAGAGAACAAAAAATGGAAAAAGGATTGATGTACACATTATCACAAGAGATAATGGACAAATTTCCCAATACAGAAGACTTTTATTTTGATATAGAAAAAGAATACCAAAAATTATACTTAAAAGGACAAAAAACACTACAAGTATTAGATATTTCTATACAAAACCATTACGAAAGAATAAAAGAAAACTGCACCAATTATTTAGATGCAGTAGAGTTGATTAATATTTTACAAGATGAAATAAAATATAGATTGAATGTATATATTAATTGTTTATCAAAAGCAACCAAAAATTACTTCAATTATCTTTTAGAAGAATATAACACTAAACTGCACAAATTACTCAAAGAGAATTTGCCGTTTAGTGATTAA
- the icd gene encoding NADP-dependent isocitrate dehydrogenase — MSAEKISMKNGALHVPDETIVPFIIGDGTGPDIWHASVKVFDAAIKKSYDGKRKINWLEVLSGEKAYKETGKWLPEETLTTIQEHLIAIKGPLTTPVGGGIRSLNVALRQILDLYACVRPVRYFEGVPTNFKVPEKVDIIIFRENTEDIYAGIEWLEGTDDAKKIISFLRNELNVTDKIRFPETSSIGIKPVSKEGSERLIRAALEHAVKHNRKSVTLVHKGNIMKFTEGKFKEWGYQLAEREFADKVFTWTQYDRIAVEDGVEEANDAMKKAVAEGKIIVKDAIADNFLQQIILRPEEYDVVATLNLNGDYISDALAALVGGIGIAPGANINYITGMAIFEATHGTAPKYANQDKVNPSSVILSGVMLLEYIGWNEAANLIVKGLEQAIKNKTVTYDFHRLMENATLLKCSEFGDAIISNF; from the coding sequence ATGTCAGCAGAAAAAATTAGCATGAAAAATGGCGCACTACATGTGCCAGATGAAACAATTGTTCCTTTTATTATTGGAGATGGAACAGGACCAGATATTTGGCACGCATCAGTAAAAGTTTTTGATGCAGCAATAAAGAAGTCATATGATGGAAAGAGAAAGATAAATTGGCTGGAAGTATTGTCTGGTGAGAAAGCATATAAAGAAACTGGAAAGTGGTTGCCTGAAGAAACATTAACGACAATACAAGAACATTTAATTGCAATAAAAGGACCATTAACAACGCCAGTTGGTGGTGGTATTCGTTCATTAAATGTGGCTTTAAGACAAATATTAGATTTATATGCATGTGTTCGTCCTGTTAGATATTTTGAAGGTGTACCAACTAATTTTAAAGTGCCTGAAAAAGTAGATATTATTATTTTCAGAGAAAATACTGAAGATATTTATGCTGGTATAGAATGGCTAGAAGGTACTGATGATGCTAAAAAAATTATTAGTTTCTTAAGAAACGAACTGAATGTAACAGATAAAATTCGTTTCCCAGAAACATCATCTATTGGTATTAAACCAGTTTCTAAAGAAGGCTCAGAAAGATTAATCAGAGCTGCATTAGAACATGCTGTGAAGCATAATAGAAAATCTGTTACACTTGTACACAAAGGAAATATTATGAAATTTACAGAAGGTAAATTTAAGGAATGGGGCTATCAATTAGCAGAAAGAGAGTTTGCAGACAAAGTATTTACTTGGACACAATATGATAGAATTGCTGTTGAAGATGGCGTAGAAGAAGCAAATGATGCTATGAAAAAAGCTGTTGCAGAAGGAAAAATTATAGTAAAAGATGCCATTGCAGATAATTTCTTACAACAAATCATTCTAAGACCTGAAGAATATGATGTTGTGGCTACTCTAAACTTAAATGGTGATTATATTTCTGATGCATTGGCTGCGTTGGTTGGTGGTATTGGTATTGCACCAGGTGCAAATATTAATTATATCACTGGAATGGCTATTTTTGAAGCAACGCATGGTACTGCGCCAAAATATGCAAACCAAGACAAAGTAAACCCAAGTTCTGTAATATTGAGTGGTGTAATGTTGTTGGAATATATTGGTTGGAATGAAGCAGCAAACTTAATTGTAAAAGGCTTAGAGCAAGCAATAAAAAACAAGACTGTTACTTATGATTTCCATCGTTTGATGGAGAATGCAACTTTACTTAAATGTTCTGAATTTGGAGATGCTATAATTAGCAATTTCTAA
- a CDS encoding metal-dependent hydrolase, which translates to MTATTHKLKVRNVKFNFDKVPKHWILGSTIATHFVNSMHVVFPEGEKFFVRSVRHFAKQIDDKDLKTEINSFCGQEGIHAREHQRFWDVMEEQDLNPSWFANFLKVSAFSGKYSYENLSVKILNRIQPNLGYKFALSVTTALEHYTAILANALFHEPIATNDNIAPQMLELLHWHASEEIEHKSVCFDVLKEVDDSYILRVSGMGMASIMLWGYIGIGQIYFISKDKDKSIIKMPIESFILLRTIIFGEIGKNLSKHLLLYFKKDFHPNDIDDRYLIDKFFADKSYA; encoded by the coding sequence ATGACAGCAACTACGCATAAACTTAAAGTAAGAAATGTAAAATTTAATTTTGATAAAGTGCCAAAGCATTGGATACTAGGTAGCACAATTGCTACTCACTTTGTGAATAGTATGCATGTCGTTTTTCCAGAAGGCGAAAAATTCTTTGTAAGAAGTGTAAGACATTTTGCAAAGCAAATAGATGACAAAGATTTAAAAACCGAGATAAATAGTTTTTGTGGACAAGAAGGCATACACGCACGCGAGCATCAACGATTTTGGGATGTAATGGAAGAACAAGACTTAAACCCAAGTTGGTTTGCAAATTTCTTAAAAGTATCAGCATTTTCTGGAAAATATAGCTATGAGAACCTGAGTGTAAAAATATTAAATCGAATACAGCCAAACCTTGGCTATAAATTTGCACTTTCTGTAACTACAGCACTAGAACATTACACAGCAATATTGGCAAACGCACTTTTTCATGAACCAATTGCCACAAATGATAATATTGCACCTCAAATGTTAGAACTACTACATTGGCATGCATCTGAAGAGATAGAACACAAGTCAGTATGTTTTGATGTGCTTAAAGAAGTAGATGATAGTTATATCCTACGTGTTTCTGGTATGGGAATGGCAAGTATTATGCTTTGGGGATATATTGGCATAGGGCAAATATATTTTATTTCAAAAGATAAAGACAAGAGCATAATCAAAATGCCAATAGAATCTTTTATTTTATTAAGAACAATAATTTTTGGAGAAATTGGAAAAAATTTATCTAAACATCTATTATTATATTTCAAAAAAGATTTTCATCCAAATGATATTGATGATAGATATTTGATTGATAAATTTTTTGCAGATAAGTCTTACGCTTAA